A genomic window from Vigna radiata var. radiata cultivar VC1973A chromosome 2, Vradiata_ver6, whole genome shotgun sequence includes:
- the LOC106756236 gene encoding squalene synthase has protein sequence MGSLRSILKHPDDFYPLLKLKMAARNAEKQIPPEPHWAFCYTMLHKVSRSFALVIQQLDTNLRNAVCIFYLVLRALDTVEDDTSIATDVKVPILIAFHRHIYDRDWHFSCGTKEYKVLMDQIRHVSTAFLELGKNYQEAIEDITKRMGAGMAKFICKEVETIEDYDEYCHYVAGLVGLGLSKLFHASGSEDLASDSLSNSMGLFLQKTNIIRDYLEDINEIPKSRMFWPRQIWSKYVNKLEDLKYEENSVKAVQCLNDMVTNALIHAEDCLIYMAALKDLAIFRFCAIPQIMAIGTLALCYNNIEVFRGVVKMRRGLTAKVIDRTKTMADVYGAFFDFACVLESKVDKNDPNATKTLSRLVAIQKTCRESGLLSKRKSYIVKDESGYGSTMIVILVILVSIIFAYLSANHHNN, from the exons ATGGGGAGTTTGAGATCGATTCTGAAGCATCCAGATGACTTTTATCCGTTGCTGAAGCTCAAAATGGCGGCTAGAAACGCCGAGAAGCAGATCCCGCCGGAGCCGCACTGGGCGTTCTGTTATACTATGCTCCACAAGGTTTCTAGAAGTTTCGCGCTCGTCATTCAGCAACTCGATACCAACCTTCGCAACGCG gtTTGCATATTCTATCTGGTTCTTCGAGCGCTCGACACCGTTG AGGATGATACTAGCATAGCTACAGATGTCAAGGTGCCAATACTGATAGCCTTTCACCGTCATATTTATGATCGCGATTGGCACTTTTCAT GTGGCACAAAGGAGTACAAAGTTCTAATGGACCAGATTCGTCATGTTTCAACTGCTTTTCTGGAACTTGGAAAGAA CTACCAGGAAGCAATTGAGGACATTACAAAAAGAATGGGTGCTGGAATGGCCAAATTTATTTGCAAGGAG GTTGAAACAATTGAGGACTATGATGAATATTGTCACTACGTGGCTGGACTTGTTGGACTGGGTTTATCGAAGCTCTTCCATGCCTCTGGTTCAGAAGATCTGGCTTCAGATTCCCTTTCCAATTCAATGGGCCTGTTTCTTCAG AAAACAAACATCATTCGAGATTATCTGGAAGACATCAATGAAATCCCCAAGTCACGCATGTTCTGGCCACGACAGATTTGGAGTAAATATGTTAACAAACTCGAG GATTTGAAATATGAGGAGAACTCTGTTAAGGCAGTACAATGCTTAAATGACATGGTCACCAATGCTCTGATTCATGCTGAAGATTGCTTAATATACATGGCTGCTTTAAAGGACCTGGCTATATTTCGCTTTTGTGCTATACCCCAG ATAATGGCAATTGGAACACTTGCTTTATGTTACAACAACATTGAGGTCTTCAGAGGTGTAGTTAAAATGAGGCGAG GTTTAACTGCCAAGGTGATTGACCGAACAAAGACTATGGCTGATGTCTATGGCGCTTTCTTTGATTTTGCTTGTGTTTTGGAGTCCAAG GTTGACAAAAATGACCCCAATGCAACAAAAACATTGAGTAGGCTGGTAGCTATTCAGAAAACTTGCAGAGAATCTGGTCTCTTGAGTAAAAG AAAATCGTACATTGTGAAGGATGAAAGTGGATACGGCTCCACCATG ATTGTCATCCTGGTCATCCTGGTTTCCATCATTTTTGCTTATCTGTCTGCTAACCACCATAATAACTAG
- the LOC106756162 gene encoding protein SICKLE, whose amino-acid sequence MKEYTKFIITSGIKPVSLCFAHHCVILHTSFLILHFSASDPNSQKHIFQRLPRENSSRSQEILRSNHRFTFPPHCYMEDSEQRKKRLREMRMQADHAEVSGAMEGSAMPGSLSNPLIEAPLTMPSWDKSYAAPRFDFYTDPMSAFSSNKRNNTSIQAAPDSFPPNVGCSPMAQYSSPHPESTNPRMTLPPFQVSAPAYGNMDFSGPRGPAHDNFLFHPSSVGRHPNPRFEPSGGPLYNSTQDIAHWASYSPNPSPGHINITRPSKNPNPSPGYSNIHRSSYSLNPSPGYNNSPRPSYSPNPSLGYSNSPRHSYSPNPFPGSRHSYSPNPSRPGQGRGRGEWHNPGSFVSGRGSGRGPNFHGHLSNEKAGLGPNRFYQSSMVEDPWNHLEPKIWEAIDGSLHSSRIPEKVKPWISKSKSTIGGGSSAASVKFCSEPSLAEYLATAFNEAANDAENV is encoded by the exons atGAAAGAATACACTAAATTCATAATAACCAGTGGCATCAAACCCGTTAGCCTTTGTTTCGCGCACCACTGCGTCATACTTCATACTTCATTTCTCATACTTCATTTCTCTGCTTCAGACCCAAATTCACAGAAGCACATTTTTCAGCGTCTTCCTCGAGAGAATTCGTCTCGCTCTCAAGAAATCCTTCGCTCCAACCACAGATTCACGTTTCCTCCGCACT GTTACATGGAGGATTCAGAGCAGAGGAAGAAAAGGCTGAGAGAAATGCGCATGCAAGCTGATCATGCTGAAGTTTCTGGTGCCATGGAAGGTTCTGCTATGCCCGGTTCTCTCTCAAATCCCTTGATTGAAGCTCCTTTAACTATGCCATCATGGGATAAATCGTATGCTGCTCCAAGGTTTGACTTTTATACAGATCCGATGAGTGCCTTCTCTTCTAACAAAAGGAACAATACTAGTATCCAGGCTGCACCGGATAGTTTCCCTCCAAATGTTGGTTGCTCTCCTATGGCACAGTATTCATCCCCACATCCAG AATCAACAAATCCACGGATGACTCTACCTCCTTTTCAAGTATCAGCACCGGCATATGGAAACATGGATTTTAGTGGACCTAGAGGCCCTGCTCACGATAACTTCCTATTCCATCCATCAAGTGTTGGTAGACATCCAAATCCTAGATTTGAACCATCAGGTGGTCCATTATATAACTCTACACAGGACATAGCTCATTGGGCCAGTTACAGTCCTAATCCTTCTCCAGGGCACATCAACATTACAAGGCCCAGTAAGAATCCCAATCCTTCTCCAGGATACAGCAATATTCATAGGTCCAGTTACAGTCTCAATCCTTCTCCAGGGTACAACAACAGTCCTAGGCCCAGTTACAGTCCCAATCCTTCCCTAGGATACAGCAACAGTCCTAGGCACAGTTACAGTCCTAATCCTTTTCCAGGATCTAGGCACAGTTACAGTCCCAATCCTTCTAGGCCTGGTCAAGGGCGAGGGAGGGGTGAATGGCACAACCCTGGTAGTTTTGTTTCAGGACGGGGTAGTGGACGAGGACCAAATTTTCATGGTCATTTATCCAACGAAAAAGCTGGTCTTGGTCCTAATCGATTTTACCAGAGCTCCATGGTTGAAGATCCATGGAACCATTTAGAGCCTAAAATATGGGAAGCAATTGATGGTTCTTTACATTCTTCACGTATACCTGAGAAAGTAAAACCttggatttcaaaatcaaagAGTACAATAGGAGGGGGATCATCTGCTGCTTCTGTCAAGTTCTGTTCTGAACCAAGCCTTGCTGAATACTTGGCTACTGCATTCAATGAAGCTGCCAACGATGCAGAAAATGTATGA